A region of Oceanicoccus sp. KOV_DT_Chl DNA encodes the following proteins:
- the metK gene encoding methionine adenosyltransferase: MSEYSVFTSESVSEGHPDKMADQVSDAVLDAIIARDPMARVAVETLVKTGMAIVAGELTTSCYVDLEDIIRDVIIGIGYNSSDVGFDGASCAVLNAIGKQSVDINMGVDRSKPEDQGAGDQGLMFGYATNETESLMPAAVYYSHRLVERQAQLRKDGVLPWLRPDAKSQVSLRYENGKPVAIDAVVLSTQHDPDISLDDLREAILENVVLPVLPKEWLHENTQYHINPTGNFVIGGPVGDCGLTGRKIIVDTYGGMARHGGGAFSGKDPSKVDRSAAYAGRYVAKNVVAAGLAERCEIQVSYAIGVAEPTSISINTFGTGTVSDEKLTAAIREVFDLRPYGITKMLDLLHPMYQLTASYGHFGREPFEHTYSWKDETGAEKSDTFTAFTWEKTDKVDALKAAVNA; the protein is encoded by the coding sequence ATGTCAGAGTATTCCGTATTCACATCAGAGTCAGTCTCTGAAGGCCACCCGGATAAAATGGCCGACCAGGTATCCGACGCGGTACTGGACGCGATTATTGCCCGCGACCCAATGGCCCGTGTCGCCGTAGAAACACTGGTCAAAACCGGTATGGCGATTGTTGCCGGTGAGCTCACCACGTCGTGCTATGTCGACCTGGAAGATATTATCCGCGACGTCATTATCGGCATTGGCTACAACAGCTCCGACGTTGGTTTTGATGGCGCCAGCTGTGCGGTATTAAACGCGATTGGTAAACAGTCGGTCGATATCAATATGGGCGTGGATCGCTCCAAGCCGGAAGATCAAGGCGCAGGCGATCAAGGTTTAATGTTTGGGTATGCCACCAACGAAACCGAAAGCCTGATGCCAGCAGCGGTGTATTATTCGCACCGTCTAGTCGAGCGCCAGGCGCAATTGCGTAAAGACGGCGTGCTGCCATGGTTGCGTCCCGATGCCAAATCCCAGGTCAGCTTGCGCTATGAAAATGGCAAGCCAGTAGCAATTGATGCCGTTGTATTATCCACCCAACACGATCCCGATATTTCATTAGATGATTTGCGCGAAGCCATTTTGGAAAACGTAGTGTTACCCGTTTTACCTAAAGAATGGTTGCATGAAAACACCCAGTACCACATCAACCCCACCGGCAACTTTGTCATTGGTGGCCCGGTAGGTGACTGTGGCTTGACCGGCCGTAAAATTATTGTTGATACTTATGGCGGCATGGCACGTCACGGTGGTGGTGCATTCTCGGGTAAGGATCCCTCTAAAGTGGACCGCTCTGCCGCTTATGCGGGCCGTTATGTTGCCAAGAATGTAGTAGCAGCGGGCTTGGCCGAGCGCTGTGAAATTCAGGTCTCTTACGCGATTGGCGTTGCCGAACCGACCTCTATTTCTATTAACACCTTTGGCACCGGTACCGTGTCCGATGAAAAACTAACCGCAGCGATTCGCGAAGTGTTTGACCTGCGTCCTTACGGCATTACTAAAATGCTGGATTTGCTACACCCCATGTATCAACTGACTGCGTCTTACGGTCACTTTGGTCGTGAACCATTTGAACATACCTATTCCTGGAAAGATGAAACCGGTGCTGAAAAGTCAGACACCTTTACCGCCTTTACCTGGGAAAAAACTGACAAAGTTGATGCGTTAAAAGCCGCCGTCAACGCCTAA
- the ahcY gene encoding adenosylhomocysteinase, whose protein sequence is MTDYKVADISLAAWGRKELDIAETEMPALMAMRAKYSPSQPLAGAKILGCIHMTIQTGVLIETLVALGAEVRWSSCNIFSTQDHAAAAIAAAGVPVYAWKGETEEEYEWCLEQTILKDGQPWDANMVLDDGGDLTLMLHEKYGQMLDNIHGITEETTTGVHRLQEMLEKGTLKVPAINVNDSITKSKNDNKYGCRHSLSDAIKRGTDHLLSGKKALVIGYGDVGKGSAQSLNQEGMIVRISEIDPICAMQACMDGFEVVSPYNNGINTGKAEDTNKALLENTDIVVTTTGNLNVCDSAILQSLKNGAVVCNIGHFDNEIDTAFMRKNWEWDEVKPQVHKVYRDKATNDHLILLSEGRLVNLGNATGHPSRIMDGSFANQVLAQIHLYGLKYADKKDTAITLEVLPKHLDEEVAAHMVNGFGGVITKLTQEQADYINVAVEGPFKTDSYKY, encoded by the coding sequence ATGACCGATTATAAAGTAGCAGACATTTCTCTCGCGGCCTGGGGCCGTAAAGAACTGGACATCGCCGAAACCGAAATGCCAGCACTGATGGCGATGCGCGCTAAATACAGCCCCAGCCAACCACTAGCGGGTGCCAAGATTTTAGGCTGTATCCACATGACCATTCAAACCGGCGTATTGATTGAAACACTGGTAGCACTGGGTGCAGAAGTGCGCTGGTCATCATGTAATATTTTCTCAACGCAGGATCACGCTGCCGCCGCTATCGCTGCTGCCGGTGTACCCGTTTATGCCTGGAAAGGTGAAACCGAAGAAGAGTATGAGTGGTGTTTGGAACAAACCATCTTAAAAGACGGTCAGCCTTGGGATGCCAATATGGTGCTCGATGACGGTGGCGATCTGACATTAATGCTACATGAAAAATACGGCCAGATGCTAGACAATATCCACGGTATCACCGAAGAAACCACCACCGGCGTTCACCGCTTACAAGAGATGTTAGAAAAAGGTACTTTGAAAGTACCGGCGATCAACGTTAACGATTCCATCACTAAATCCAAAAACGACAATAAGTATGGCTGTCGCCACTCGTTAAGCGATGCGATCAAGCGCGGTACCGATCACTTGTTATCGGGTAAAAAAGCACTGGTTATTGGTTATGGTGACGTGGGCAAAGGTTCTGCACAATCTTTGAACCAGGAAGGAATGATTGTACGGATATCGGAAATTGACCCCATTTGTGCAATGCAGGCATGTATGGACGGCTTTGAAGTCGTATCACCTTACAACAACGGCATTAACACCGGCAAAGCTGAAGATACCAATAAAGCATTGTTAGAAAATACCGATATTGTGGTAACCACCACCGGTAACTTGAACGTGTGTGACTCAGCCATTTTACAATCGCTGAAGAACGGTGCTGTGGTTTGTAACATCGGTCACTTCGATAACGAAATCGATACCGCGTTTATGCGCAAGAACTGGGAGTGGGATGAAGTTAAACCACAGGTCCATAAAGTCTATCGCGACAAAGCCACTAACGATCATTTGATTCTGTTATCAGAAGGTCGCTTGGTTAACCTGGGCAACGCTACTGGCCACCCTTCACGGATCATGGATGGTTCCTTTGCTAACCAGGTACTGGCGCAGATTCACTTGTATGGTTTGAAGTATGCAGATAAAAAAGATACTGCAATCACGTTGGAAGTATTGCCCAAACACTTGGATGAAGAAGTTGCGGCGCATATGGTCAATGGGTTTGGTGGTGTGATTACCAAACTGACGCAGGAGCAAGCTGACTACATCAATGTGGCGGTTGAAGGTCCGTTCAAAACGGATTCTTATAAGTACTAA